One genomic segment of Novisyntrophococcus fermenticellae includes these proteins:
- a CDS encoding S1C family serine protease — translation MSEEYNNSEKNDQNKNSEDSTYSWVNPRLNSEARESGVANADMAKHATETVEHNIQDSLEHQETQQSSSNVNSGSTQSFEQGPAEHQRSYYHINKQMADTSDTGKKRNRKDRNTSGTGKRWASNVAMALVFGLVAGSVMYGVNYAGEKINGTSSAPAIQNTAVASGSSDGVKETSSSSIGGTYSVAEVAKNAIPAMVAISTETVETVESFFGTYAQTVPASGSGVIVGQNDDELLIATNNHVVEGASKLSVAFVDDTAVEAQIKGTDSDNDLAVVAVKLSDIPEETMNKIKVATLGDSDALQIGEEVVAIGNALGYGQSVTNGIISATNRTVQTQSETTGEAAESAGLIQTNAAINPGNSGGALLNMKGELIGINEAKYSSTSVEGMGFAIPLSKAEPILQNLMNVQTRSKVGDSDASYIGIEGVDVSSDINSAYSIPVGAYVSSVEEGGPADKAGIRAKDVITEVDSRKISSMADLKAALEYYAKGETVEVKIQRMGAGEYEEKTVSVTLGDKSDMKQTTPEQPNQQQINPFGK, via the coding sequence ATGAGTGAAGAATACAACAACAGTGAAAAGAATGATCAAAATAAAAATAGTGAAGATTCCACATACAGCTGGGTCAATCCCAGGCTTAACAGTGAAGCAAGGGAAAGTGGTGTCGCCAATGCCGATATGGCAAAACATGCGACTGAAACAGTGGAACATAATATACAGGACTCCCTGGAGCATCAGGAGACACAGCAGAGCAGCAGCAATGTGAATTCGGGAAGTACGCAGAGCTTTGAACAGGGGCCGGCAGAGCATCAGCGTTCCTATTATCATATCAATAAGCAGATGGCAGATACATCAGATACCGGGAAGAAAAGAAACCGTAAAGACAGAAACACATCCGGAACCGGCAAACGCTGGGCCTCCAATGTAGCCATGGCTCTGGTATTCGGTCTCGTGGCGGGATCCGTAATGTATGGTGTAAATTATGCAGGGGAAAAGATTAACGGAACATCATCTGCTCCTGCTATACAAAATACAGCCGTTGCGTCAGGCAGTTCGGACGGTGTGAAGGAAACGTCTTCTTCCAGCATCGGCGGAACCTACAGTGTTGCCGAGGTGGCGAAAAATGCGATACCGGCTATGGTGGCTATCTCTACTGAAACGGTGGAAACAGTGGAAAGCTTTTTCGGAACCTATGCCCAAACTGTTCCGGCCAGCGGCAGCGGAGTAATCGTGGGACAGAATGATGATGAGCTTCTGATTGCAACCAATAATCATGTAGTGGAAGGTGCATCCAAACTATCGGTAGCCTTTGTTGATGATACAGCAGTAGAAGCCCAGATTAAAGGCACTGATTCTGATAATGATCTGGCCGTTGTAGCTGTAAAGCTTTCAGACATTCCGGAAGAGACCATGAATAAGATTAAAGTGGCAACCCTTGGGGATTCTGATGCACTGCAGATTGGAGAGGAAGTAGTAGCAATCGGAAATGCATTGGGATACGGGCAATCTGTGACCAATGGAATCATAAGTGCAACAAATCGTACCGTACAGACACAGAGCGAGACAACAGGCGAAGCTGCTGAGTCCGCAGGCCTGATTCAGACAAACGCGGCCATTAATCCGGGAAACAGCGGCGGAGCACTCCTGAATATGAAGGGTGAGCTAATTGGTATTAATGAAGCAAAGTATTCAAGTACAAGTGTGGAAGGTATGGGATTTGCAATTCCGCTTTCAAAGGCAGAGCCAATTTTGCAGAACTTGATGAATGTGCAGACACGAAGTAAAGTTGGGGACAGTGATGCTTCCTATATCGGAATTGAAGGAGTCGATGTATCTTCAGATATTAACTCCGCCTACAGTATCCCGGTTGGGGCATATGTAAGTTCGGTTGAAGAAGGAGGCCCGGCCGACAAGGCAGGCATTCGTGCAAAAGACGTTATTACAGAAGTCGACAGCAGAAAAATTTCTTCAATGGCAGATTTAAAAGCCGCTCTTGAGTATTACGCAAAGGGTGAGACTGTTGAGGTGAAGATTCAGCGTATGGGAGCGGGAGAATACGAGGAGAAGACGGTTTCGGTGACTCTTGGTGACAAGTCGGATATGAAACAGACCACACCGGAACAGCCGAATCAACAGCAGATCAATCCTTTTGGAAAATAA
- the glmS gene encoding glutamine--fructose-6-phosphate transaminase (isomerizing) → MCGIVGYIGENQAAPILLDGLSKLEYRGYDSAGIAVSSGEEIRMVKATGRLKVLDDLTHGGSTLPGTIGIGHTRWATHGEPSDTNAHPHLNKDGSIVVVHNGIIENYLKLKKKLENKGYKFLSETDTEVIAHMLDYYYNGNPVDTITKIMHRMEGSYALGIMFQDHPDEIYAVRKDSPLIVGESNEGNFIASDAPAVLKYTRQVYFIQNEEIVKLTKDSLTFYNIDEEVLTKEATTIDWDINAAEKGGYEHFMLKEMYEQSKAVSDTLNPRLKDGDIVIQELGMSEDEIRKIRKIYIVACGSAYHTGVTAKYVFEGLARIPVEVDLASEFRYRHPIFEPDTFVIIVSQSGETADSLAALREAKSHGVKTLGIVNVVGSSIAREADNVMYTWAGPEIAVATTKAYSTQLIAEYLLALKFAKVRGTIDNDVFASMLEELKQLPEQISLLLSHKENVQKFANRYLATEHVFFIGRGIDYAISLEGSLKLKEISYIHSEAYAAGELKHGTISLIEDGRLVVAVLTQPDLYKKTISNIQEVKTRGAFVMAVTTVENTEVEKVADYCVYIPKTNPYFTNSLAVIPLQLFGYYVSIGKGLDVDKPRNLAKSVTVE, encoded by the coding sequence ATGTGCGGTATAGTTGGATATATAGGTGAAAATCAGGCGGCACCCATTTTACTGGATGGACTGTCAAAACTGGAATACAGGGGTTATGACTCTGCCGGTATCGCAGTATCCAGCGGAGAAGAGATTCGGATGGTAAAGGCCACCGGAAGACTGAAGGTTCTGGACGATCTGACACACGGGGGGAGCACGCTTCCCGGTACAATCGGAATCGGGCACACCCGTTGGGCTACTCACGGGGAACCTTCCGACACAAATGCTCATCCACACCTGAACAAAGATGGTTCCATCGTTGTTGTTCATAATGGAATCATAGAAAATTATTTAAAATTAAAGAAAAAACTTGAAAATAAAGGATATAAATTTTTATCGGAGACAGACACTGAGGTAATTGCACATATGTTGGATTACTATTATAATGGAAATCCGGTAGATACGATCACGAAGATCATGCACCGTATGGAAGGATCTTATGCGCTGGGGATTATGTTTCAGGATCATCCGGATGAAATCTATGCAGTTCGGAAAGACAGTCCTCTGATTGTGGGAGAAAGCAATGAAGGGAATTTTATAGCGTCCGATGCACCGGCAGTTCTGAAATACACGCGTCAGGTATATTTTATCCAGAATGAGGAAATCGTAAAGTTAACAAAGGATTCACTGACCTTTTACAATATTGATGAAGAGGTGCTGACGAAAGAAGCGACAACGATTGACTGGGATATCAATGCTGCGGAAAAAGGCGGCTATGAGCATTTTATGCTGAAAGAGATGTATGAACAGTCGAAAGCGGTGTCGGATACCTTGAATCCCCGTCTGAAGGATGGAGATATTGTGATTCAGGAGTTGGGTATGTCCGAAGATGAAATCCGCAAAATCCGTAAAATATATATCGTGGCATGTGGCTCCGCTTATCATACCGGTGTTACGGCCAAATATGTATTTGAGGGTCTTGCCAGAATACCGGTAGAAGTGGATCTGGCCTCCGAGTTTCGATACAGACATCCTATCTTTGAACCCGATACATTTGTCATCATCGTCAGCCAGTCCGGTGAAACAGCGGATTCCCTTGCGGCCCTCAGGGAAGCAAAATCTCATGGCGTCAAGACGCTGGGAATTGTAAACGTTGTAGGAAGCTCTATTGCGCGTGAAGCTGACAATGTAATGTATACCTGGGCGGGTCCTGAAATTGCTGTTGCCACCACAAAGGCTTACAGCACACAGTTAATTGCGGAATACCTGCTGGCACTGAAGTTTGCCAAAGTAAGAGGTACCATCGATAATGATGTATTTGCATCCATGCTTGAAGAGCTGAAGCAGCTTCCGGAACAGATTTCTCTGCTTTTAAGTCATAAGGAAAATGTGCAGAAGTTTGCCAATCGCTATCTGGCAACGGAACATGTATTTTTTATAGGAAGAGGTATAGATTATGCAATCTCTCTGGAAGGCTCCCTGAAATTGAAAGAGATTTCGTATATTCATTCGGAAGCCTATGCCGCAGGGGAGCTGAAACACGGAACCATCTCTTTAATCGAGGATGGCAGACTGGTGGTAGCTGTACTGACACAGCCGGATTTATATAAAAAGACAATCAGTAATATCCAGGAAGTGAAAACCAGAGGTGCCTTTGTAATGGCGGTGACCACAGTAGAGAATACGGAGGTGGAAAAGGTGGCAGATTATTGTGTGTATATTCCGAAAACCAATCCCTACTTTACGAATTCGCTTGCTGTGATACCCCTTCAGTTGTTTGGATATTATGTATCGATAGGAAAAGGTCTGGATGTCGATAAGCCGCGAAACCTGGCAAAGTCGGTGACAGTAGAATAG
- a CDS encoding glycosyltransferase family 2 protein: protein MIETMHAYTIDVLIPTFKPDKNFPELLRRIAQQSYHVRNIIIVNTDETFWNPEWEREVSDLYVKHITAEEFDHGKTRRFMADLSDADILLFMTQDAVPADHYLVEEMVKCFKLPSVRAAYARQLPMPDCGPLEQFARSFNYPKEPDIKDKDDLSRLGIKTFFCSNVCAAYDRRTYEELGGFEDSAIFNEDMIYGGRLILAGYAIAYAADAKVFHSHNYSCRQQFKRNFDLGVSQADYPEIFSAYPSEGEGIRLVRKSAAYVLRIRRPWLLVQLFFQSGAKYIGYFMGKHYGILPDALIRQCTMNRNYWIE from the coding sequence ATGATTGAGACGATGCATGCTTATACCATAGATGTTTTAATTCCAACCTTTAAACCTGATAAAAATTTTCCGGAACTGCTGCGCCGCATTGCGCAGCAGTCTTACCATGTGCGGAATATTATAATTGTAAACACAGATGAAACCTTTTGGAATCCCGAATGGGAACGGGAGGTTTCTGATTTGTATGTAAAGCACATTACGGCAGAAGAATTTGACCATGGAAAAACGCGAAGATTCATGGCGGATTTGTCGGATGCGGATATTCTGCTATTCATGACTCAGGATGCCGTGCCTGCGGACCACTATCTGGTTGAAGAAATGGTCAAGTGCTTCAAACTGCCTTCCGTACGGGCTGCATATGCAAGACAGCTGCCGATGCCGGACTGCGGGCCTTTGGAGCAATTTGCAAGGAGCTTTAATTATCCGAAGGAACCGGATATTAAGGATAAGGATGATTTGTCCAGGCTGGGTATCAAAACATTCTTCTGTTCCAATGTCTGCGCAGCCTATGACCGCAGAACCTACGAGGAACTGGGCGGTTTTGAAGACAGTGCCATATTTAATGAAGATATGATTTATGGAGGAAGGCTGATTCTGGCAGGTTATGCAATTGCCTATGCTGCCGATGCAAAAGTGTTTCATTCCCATAACTATTCCTGCCGTCAGCAATTTAAGCGGAATTTTGATTTGGGCGTATCCCAGGCGGATTATCCCGAGATATTTTCTGCATATCCTTCGGAAGGGGAGGGAATCCGTCTGGTCAGGAAATCAGCGGCATATGTGCTAAGGATAAGGAGACCATGGCTTCTGGTTCAGCTGTTTTTTCAAAGTGGAGCAAAATATATCGGATATTTTATGGGGAAGCATTACGGCATATTACCGGATGCATTAATTCGCCAATGCACGATGAACAGGAATTATTGGATTGAATAA
- a CDS encoding LCP family protein, whose translation MSKKRVNKKSKAYKRRRRRRIIFGIELVALLVLGTALFGFAYVNSKLDKVENDDLDYSKIGVNQSVIKATEENTRTGTELVALVGLDSRDNSLASGIQSDTMIVACVDHDSKSIRLVSLYRDTWLNVFTKDGQNRYTKCNAAYNIGGPEHMLTMMNKNLDLNITEYAAVNFKALTEVINKLDGLDIDLTREELIHLNNYNKETSKIAGVEYEEIEVPDKSELDGAQTMTFHLNGSQSVSYTRIRATAGNDFRRAARQRLVIGKIMEKAKSADLPTLNKIMDTVFPMIKTSLSKQEILKMGMNLLSYNMGEQTGFPFDHLEGANVTKAMDGNDCVIPVTLETNVVKLHNFLFPAETDYQPSAEVMEYSNHIIEESGYGEDSIPSSSETGEIPQ comes from the coding sequence ATGTCAAAAAAAAGAGTAAATAAGAAGAGTAAAGCTTACAAAAGACGCCGCCGCAGAAGAATCATTTTTGGAATCGAGCTGGTAGCACTGCTGGTTCTGGGAACGGCCTTGTTTGGATTTGCCTATGTGAATTCCAAGCTGGATAAGGTGGAGAATGACGATCTGGATTACAGCAAAATCGGAGTTAACCAGTCTGTGATAAAAGCGACAGAGGAGAACACCAGGACCGGAACTGAGCTGGTAGCACTGGTGGGGCTGGACAGCCGGGACAATTCTTTGGCTTCCGGTATCCAGAGCGACACGATGATCGTTGCCTGTGTGGATCATGACAGTAAGTCGATCCGTTTAGTTTCACTGTACAGGGATACCTGGCTGAATGTATTCACAAAAGACGGACAAAACCGTTATACCAAATGTAATGCTGCATACAATATTGGCGGTCCTGAGCATATGCTGACGATGATGAATAAGAATCTGGATCTGAACATTACGGAATATGCGGCGGTGAACTTTAAGGCACTCACGGAGGTCATTAATAAGCTGGATGGTCTGGATATTGATCTTACCAGGGAAGAACTCATTCATTTGAATAATTACAACAAAGAGACTTCGAAAATCGCCGGTGTGGAGTATGAAGAGATTGAGGTTCCTGATAAGTCGGAGCTTGATGGCGCGCAGACGATGACCTTTCACCTGAACGGGTCGCAGTCCGTCTCTTATACGCGTATTCGTGCTACGGCGGGTAATGATTTCCGCAGGGCGGCACGGCAGAGACTCGTAATTGGAAAAATTATGGAAAAAGCCAAGTCTGCAGATTTACCAACTCTGAATAAAATTATGGATACGGTCTTTCCTATGATTAAGACTTCTCTTAGCAAGCAGGAAATCCTGAAGATGGGAATGAACCTTTTAAGCTACAATATGGGAGAGCAGACAGGATTTCCCTTTGATCATCTGGAAGGGGCGAATGTGACGAAGGCCATGGATGGAAATGACTGCGTAATTCCGGTGACGCTGGAAACGAATGTGGTGAAGTTGCATAACTTTCTGTTTCCTGCGGAGACTGATTACCAGCCGTCTGCTGAGGTGATGGAGTACAGCAACCACATTATAGAAGAAAGCGGATATGGTGAAGACAGTATTCCGTCATCATCTGAGACGGGAGAGATTCCACAATGA
- a CDS encoding undecaprenyl-phosphate glucose phosphotransferase, producing MIKDNQKYFNRLHVVIDGFVIAFTYWLSWVLKFKTPLFGFFEGGVLPFSSYMQLLLLIVPGYLLLYYGCGLYTPKRVQGRRLEFANIVKANTLGILVTVLFLYLMKQSHISRTALGLFFVLNCMLEVVVRNLIRFSLRKMRKLGYNQKHILLVGYSRAAEEYIDRIIANPQWGYTIRGILDDHVEAGTTYKGIKVLGRIANLLVILPENRLDEIAISLGLNEYFRLEEIVALCEKSGVHTKFIPDYHNIIPTKPYTEDLLGLPVINIRYVPLTNTFNAMIKRAMDIVGSIFCILLFSPVMLFACIGVKVSSPGPLIYRQTRVGLHNRSFEMYKFRSMEQQPACEEKKAWTVRNDPRVTRIGKIMRKTSIDELPQLFNVLKGDMSLVGPRPERPFFVEKFREEIPRYMVKHQVRPGITGWAQVNGYRGDTSIRKRIDYDLYYIENWTVGLDIKILFLTIFRGFVNQNAY from the coding sequence ATGATTAAAGATAATCAGAAGTACTTTAACCGGCTCCATGTGGTGATCGATGGTTTTGTAATCGCATTTACCTACTGGCTGTCGTGGGTACTAAAATTTAAAACCCCGTTATTTGGTTTCTTCGAAGGCGGAGTCTTGCCATTTTCTTCCTATATGCAGCTGCTGCTGCTAATTGTTCCGGGTTATCTGCTGCTGTATTATGGATGTGGGCTGTATACGCCGAAAAGAGTGCAGGGAAGACGGCTGGAATTTGCCAATATTGTTAAGGCGAATACCCTGGGTATCCTGGTGACTGTCCTGTTTTTGTATCTGATGAAGCAGAGTCATATTTCCCGTACGGCGTTGGGACTCTTTTTTGTTCTTAACTGCATGCTGGAGGTAGTAGTCCGAAACCTGATCCGCTTTTCTTTAAGAAAGATGCGGAAACTGGGCTATAATCAAAAGCATATACTCCTGGTGGGGTACAGCAGGGCTGCTGAGGAATACATTGACAGAATCATAGCAAATCCCCAGTGGGGATATACGATAAGAGGGATTCTGGATGACCACGTAGAGGCGGGTACCACCTATAAAGGAATTAAGGTTCTGGGACGAATTGCCAATCTGCTGGTAATTCTGCCGGAGAACAGACTGGATGAGATAGCAATCTCTCTTGGGCTGAATGAATACTTCCGCCTGGAAGAGATTGTGGCTTTGTGTGAGAAATCCGGTGTTCATACCAAATTCATTCCGGATTATCATAATATCATACCGACCAAGCCATATACAGAAGATCTGCTTGGACTTCCTGTTATTAATATACGCTATGTACCATTGACGAATACGTTCAATGCTATGATAAAGAGGGCGATGGATATAGTCGGATCCATTTTCTGCATTCTTTTATTTTCCCCGGTCATGCTGTTTGCGTGCATTGGTGTGAAGGTATCTTCTCCGGGGCCTTTGATTTACAGGCAGACACGAGTAGGTCTGCACAACCGAAGCTTTGAGATGTATAAGTTCCGGTCTATGGAACAGCAGCCGGCATGTGAAGAAAAGAAGGCATGGACGGTCAGGAATGATCCCCGTGTTACACGAATTGGTAAAATTATGAGGAAAACCAGCATTGATGAATTACCACAGTTGTTTAACGTCTTAAAAGGAGATATGAGTCTGGTCGGACCACGCCCGGAACGTCCCTTTTTTGTGGAAAAGTTCAGAGAAGAGATACCTAGATACATGGTCAAGCATCAGGTGCGTCCGGGCATAACCGGATGGGCACAGGTGAATGGATATCGCGGAGATACCTCTATACGCAAAAGAATAGACTATGACTTATATTATATTGAAAACTGGACCGTCGGTCTGGATATCAAGATCTTATTTCTGACGATTTTCCGTGGCTTTGTAAATCAGAATGCCTATTAA
- a CDS encoding glycosyltransferase family 2 protein, with protein sequence MDEVSVVVPNYNGKQYLQTCLDSLLNQTYEKLSIILVDNGSSDGSLELLQKEYPQVKVIAFSENTGFCHAVNEGIKATKSPYVILLNNDTEAAPDFAEQLLDGIRRRKKAFSCAAKMIQFQNRTLLDDAGNFYNALGWAFARGKGKDASLYNREEKIFAACAGAAIYRREVFEQIGLFDEEHFAYLEDIDIGYRAKVQGYQNWYIPRAKVYHIGSGTSGSRYNLFKIRYSSRNNIYMLYKNMPFVQIIINLPLLILGFLIKMVFFAGKGFGREYIAGMKNGFTLAGKARRNGKKVPYCGKNLPHYVRIQWELLINIVRRVVD encoded by the coding sequence ATGGACGAAGTATCCGTAGTTGTACCGAATTATAACGGAAAGCAGTATCTGCAGACCTGCCTGGATTCACTGCTTAATCAGACATACGAAAAGCTGTCCATCATCCTGGTGGACAATGGTTCTTCGGATGGGAGCCTGGAATTGCTTCAAAAGGAGTATCCACAGGTAAAGGTGATTGCTTTTTCAGAGAATACCGGTTTTTGTCATGCGGTGAATGAAGGGATAAAAGCAACAAAAAGTCCCTATGTGATACTGCTGAACAATGACACGGAAGCGGCTCCGGATTTTGCCGAACAGCTTCTGGATGGAATAAGAAGACGAAAGAAGGCGTTTTCCTGTGCTGCCAAGATGATTCAGTTCCAAAACCGTACGCTTCTGGATGATGCGGGAAATTTCTATAATGCGCTTGGATGGGCATTTGCAAGGGGAAAGGGTAAGGATGCATCCCTATATAATAGGGAGGAGAAAATCTTTGCCGCCTGTGCCGGAGCCGCCATCTACCGAAGAGAGGTATTTGAACAGATCGGCCTCTTTGACGAAGAGCACTTTGCCTATCTGGAGGATATTGATATCGGATACCGGGCGAAGGTGCAAGGGTATCAAAACTGGTATATTCCGAGGGCGAAGGTATACCATATCGGAAGCGGAACCAGCGGATCCCGGTATAATCTGTTCAAGATTCGATATTCCTCCAGAAATAATATATATATGCTATACAAGAATATGCCTTTTGTACAGATTATCATAAATCTGCCGCTTCTCATCCTTGGGTTTTTGATAAAAATGGTATTCTTTGCGGGAAAGGGGTTTGGACGGGAATATATTGCCGGTATGAAAAATGGATTTACCCTCGCCGGAAAAGCAAGGAGAAATGGAAAAAAAGTGCCTTATTGCGGGAAAAATTTACCCCATTATGTTCGGATACAGTGGGAACTGTTGATTAATATTGTACGCAGAGTGGTGGATTAG
- a CDS encoding glycosyltransferase family 2 protein: MKEANVLRFLKKLKPYNIIKGLRYLKHYGPGEFFVRLSERMEPEEVPYGPWYESHKASSEDLKRQRRQYFSYEPLISVVVPAYRTPEIFLREMIESLKRQSYANWELCIANASPSDEGMARVLNEYKSTDPRIRIQELSENLGIAENTNAAFSLASGEFAGLLDHDDLLAPDALYEIVKLLNEDENLDAVYTDEDKVTTDLGEHFQPHFKPDFNLDLLRSNNYICHFFVARRTLIEQISGFRKEFDGAQDYDFIFRCVESARRTGHVAKILYHWRTHKDSTADNPASKMYAFEAGKRAIEGHLERSGVKGARVCHTSDYGFYDVTYPVQGEPLISIIIPNKDNCETLKQCLDSVIQISTYKNYEILIVENNSIQQETFAYYQTLEVQDNIRILTWKGSFNYSAINNFAVKEAKGEYLLFLNNDIQVISPMWMEAMLANCQRPEVGIVGGKLYYPDDTIQHAGIIIGIGGIAGHAFLGMKRSRTGYLHKASLQMDYSAVTAACMMTKRGIFEKVGGFEEKLAVAFNDVDLCLRTGKEGFLVVYNPHVEMYHYESKSRGLEDSKEKVRRFQDEIEFMRTRWITLLKNGDPCYNKNLTLSKWNYSLRA, translated from the coding sequence ATGAAAGAAGCAAACGTGCTTCGATTTTTGAAAAAACTGAAACCCTATAATATCATAAAAGGTCTGCGGTATCTGAAGCATTATGGACCCGGGGAGTTTTTTGTCAGACTTTCCGAACGGATGGAGCCTGAAGAAGTGCCCTATGGTCCATGGTATGAGTCCCATAAGGCATCCTCTGAGGACTTGAAGCGCCAACGCAGACAGTATTTTTCATATGAGCCTCTGATAAGTGTGGTGGTTCCGGCTTATCGGACACCGGAGATATTCCTGCGTGAAATGATTGAATCACTTAAGAGACAATCTTATGCGAACTGGGAACTTTGTATTGCCAATGCCAGTCCTTCGGATGAAGGGATGGCCCGGGTTTTAAATGAATACAAAAGCACAGACCCGAGAATCCGCATACAGGAGCTTTCGGAAAATCTGGGAATTGCAGAAAATACTAATGCTGCTTTTTCTTTAGCGAGCGGTGAATTTGCAGGACTGCTGGATCATGATGACCTGCTTGCACCGGATGCCTTGTATGAGATTGTAAAATTACTGAATGAGGATGAAAACCTGGATGCGGTGTACACCGATGAAGATAAGGTGACCACGGATCTTGGCGAACATTTTCAGCCACATTTCAAACCGGATTTTAATCTGGACCTTTTGAGATCCAATAATTATATCTGCCATTTTTTTGTAGCCAGGCGTACGTTAATCGAGCAAATATCAGGCTTCCGAAAAGAGTTTGATGGTGCCCAGGACTATGATTTCATCTTTCGATGCGTGGAAAGTGCCCGGAGGACCGGGCATGTTGCAAAAATCCTTTACCACTGGAGAACCCATAAGGACTCTACTGCAGATAACCCTGCAAGCAAGATGTATGCCTTTGAGGCCGGCAAAAGGGCAATTGAAGGGCATCTGGAAAGGTCGGGGGTAAAAGGAGCCAGGGTATGCCATACTTCAGATTATGGTTTCTACGATGTTACCTACCCCGTTCAGGGAGAACCGTTGATCTCCATCATAATTCCCAACAAAGACAACTGTGAGACATTAAAGCAATGTCTGGATTCTGTAATACAGATTTCCACATATAAAAATTATGAGATTCTGATTGTGGAAAATAACAGTATACAGCAGGAGACGTTTGCATACTATCAGACACTGGAAGTACAGGATAATATCCGGATTTTGACCTGGAAAGGGAGTTTCAACTATTCGGCAATCAATAATTTTGCCGTAAAGGAGGCAAAAGGAGAATATCTGCTGTTCCTGAATAATGACATACAGGTGATCAGTCCCATGTGGATGGAGGCGATGCTTGCCAATTGCCAGAGACCGGAGGTTGGAATCGTGGGAGGGAAGCTCTATTATCCGGATGATACCATCCAGCATGCGGGCATTATTATCGGCATCGGCGGTATAGCCGGCCATGCATTTCTGGGAATGAAGCGTAGCAGAACCGGATATCTTCATAAGGCCTCCCTGCAGATGGACTACAGTGCGGTGACTGCTGCCTGTATGATGACAAAACGCGGTATATTTGAAAAAGTTGGCGGTTTTGAAGAGAAATTAGCGGTAGCTTTTAATGATGTCGACCTCTGTCTGAGAACGGGTAAAGAAGGATTTCTTGTAGTATATAATCCACACGTGGAGATGTATCACTATGAATCGAAATCCCGCGGTCTGGAGGATAGTAAAGAAAAAGTACGCAGATTTCAAGATGAGATTGAATTTATGCGGACCAGGTGGATTACGCTTTTAAAGAACGGTGACCCCTGTTACAATAAAAACCTCACATTGAGTAAATGGAATTACTCACTGCGTGCCTGA